The following coding sequences lie in one Paracidovorax avenae genomic window:
- a CDS encoding NeuD/PglB/VioB family sugar acetyltransferase, whose amino-acid sequence MTRTEDTIDPRRNLLIVGAGGFGREVLTYIEDDNPLFRPKGFLDSRTSALDGLERSVGIVGDPLTYVPVDGDVFMAALGDPAARLKYTEVLRSVHDVDFATVVHPQAHVTRHARLGRGCIIGPRVGISVDVQLGDFVCIQEYTVVGHDVRIGDWCQINSHCSIGGGARIGNFVSIHPNCVITSGAVIGDNVKIGAGSVVYGRIPPNITIMGNPARRFSWN is encoded by the coding sequence ATGACTCGTACCGAAGACACCATCGACCCGCGCCGAAACCTGCTCATCGTGGGGGCCGGCGGCTTCGGCCGCGAAGTGTTGACGTACATAGAGGACGACAATCCGCTGTTCCGACCGAAGGGTTTCCTCGACTCCCGGACTTCGGCGCTGGACGGACTGGAGCGCTCCGTTGGCATCGTGGGCGATCCTCTGACCTATGTTCCAGTCGATGGCGACGTTTTCATGGCGGCGCTGGGTGACCCCGCCGCACGGCTCAAATACACCGAAGTCCTGCGTTCCGTGCACGATGTCGACTTTGCCACAGTGGTGCATCCGCAGGCCCACGTGACCCGGCACGCCCGGCTGGGCCGCGGCTGCATCATCGGCCCCCGCGTGGGTATCTCCGTGGATGTGCAGTTGGGCGATTTCGTGTGCATCCAGGAATACACCGTTGTCGGCCACGACGTGCGCATAGGAGACTGGTGCCAGATCAACAGCCACTGTTCCATCGGAGGGGGAGCCAGGATCGGCAATTTCGTGTCGATCCACCCCAATTGCGTCATCACGAGCGGAGCGGTGATCGGCGACAACGTCAAAATCGGCGCGGGCAGCGTCGTGTACGGTCGCATCCCGCCCAACATCACCATCATGGGCAACCCGGCCCGGCGCTTTTCGTGGAACTGA
- a CDS encoding SDR family NAD(P)-dependent oxidoreductase, with amino-acid sequence MDAAPTPFHVTGQRILVTGATSGLGHAIAVACARMGAQVIGVGRDEDRLARTLEALQAAAPGASHLAVRADLTQAGDRSALVEQIGSTPLNGVVHSAGISRLSPVRMLTEQHLHEVQAINVDAPMLLTQALLKRNLIAQGGSLVFIASIAAHIGVPGVAAYSGTKAALIAMVRCLAMEVVKRGIRANCLSPALVDTPLLDATATLVGSMEQERGNYPLGFGQPDDVANAAVFLLSQASRWITGTTLIMDGGLTIS; translated from the coding sequence ATGGATGCCGCACCCACCCCGTTCCATGTCACGGGCCAGCGCATCCTCGTGACGGGAGCAACGTCCGGCCTGGGCCATGCCATTGCCGTCGCATGCGCCCGGATGGGAGCCCAGGTGATCGGCGTGGGACGGGACGAAGACCGCCTCGCCCGTACGCTCGAGGCCCTGCAGGCCGCAGCTCCTGGTGCAAGCCATCTCGCGGTGCGGGCCGACCTGACCCAGGCAGGCGATCGCTCCGCCCTGGTCGAGCAGATCGGCTCCACGCCACTGAACGGCGTTGTCCATAGTGCTGGCATTTCCCGCCTGTCGCCCGTACGGATGCTCACCGAACAGCATCTGCACGAAGTGCAGGCCATCAATGTGGATGCCCCCATGCTGCTGACACAGGCACTGCTCAAGCGCAACCTGATCGCGCAGGGTGGCTCCCTGGTGTTCATCGCCTCGATCGCGGCGCACATCGGCGTGCCGGGCGTGGCAGCGTACTCGGGCACCAAGGCCGCGCTGATCGCGATGGTTCGCTGCCTCGCGATGGAGGTGGTCAAGCGGGGCATTCGTGCGAACTGCCTGTCCCCCGCACTGGTCGATACACCGCTGCTCGACGCCACTGCCACGCTGGTGGGCTCAATGGAGCAGGAGCGCGGCAACTACCCGCTCGGCTTCGGCCAACCCGATGATGTGGCGAACGCTGCTGTCTTCCTGCTGTCCCAGGCCAGCCGGTGGATCACGGGAACGACGCTGATCATGGACGGCGGGCTCACCATCAGCTGA
- a CDS encoding FkbM family methyltransferase → MVSRINLGRVHRKDALAAMLELYRRDPHFCIPVQAREILARKGRQARFILLGTKTFAEVFIRATRDEGWALAVVDDFKCGDGEKYHGVDIIPTQQFLGMVRDDPEIIAINCCRTDYSRRFFDRLCSREGIAHLNHEQVTRLFDMNDRVDYRTADWAPVISDRFEEFQLLEGRLEDAHSVDTLHSVLMFHLSCNPEWYLTVARPYSTLYFRSGLLEFSDNERFVDCGASIGESTTGLLGITGDRMEHSWMIEPDRFNLDVLRKLQSSYAGTDLESRISLHPFAVGDSDAQVPFHHLGGHGSSIAVSPDATLESVSVRRIDDIIDAPPTFIKMDIEGFEIPALRGARAAIQSGLPKMAISAYHRATDLLEIPALVDAISPGYSIGLQHHTEDRWDTCLYFYR, encoded by the coding sequence TTGGTCAGCCGCATCAACCTTGGCCGCGTTCATCGCAAAGACGCGCTGGCCGCCATGCTGGAACTCTACCGTCGCGATCCGCATTTCTGCATTCCCGTGCAGGCACGTGAAATCCTGGCACGCAAGGGCCGCCAGGCGCGCTTCATCCTTCTGGGAACCAAGACGTTCGCGGAGGTCTTCATCCGGGCGACGCGCGATGAAGGCTGGGCTCTGGCGGTGGTCGACGATTTCAAGTGCGGTGACGGCGAGAAATACCATGGCGTGGACATCATCCCGACCCAGCAGTTTCTCGGGATGGTGAGGGACGATCCGGAAATCATCGCCATCAATTGCTGCCGCACGGATTATTCACGGCGCTTTTTCGATCGGCTGTGTTCCCGCGAAGGCATTGCCCACCTCAACCATGAGCAGGTCACCCGGCTGTTCGACATGAACGACCGCGTGGACTACCGCACGGCGGACTGGGCGCCCGTCATCAGTGACCGGTTCGAGGAGTTCCAGCTGCTGGAGGGCAGACTGGAGGATGCGCATTCCGTGGATACGCTGCACAGCGTGCTGATGTTCCATCTGAGCTGCAATCCCGAGTGGTATCTCACCGTCGCGAGACCGTATTCCACCCTGTACTTCCGTTCCGGCCTGCTGGAGTTTTCGGACAATGAAAGATTCGTGGACTGCGGCGCATCCATCGGCGAATCGACGACAGGGTTGCTGGGCATCACGGGGGACCGCATGGAGCACTCCTGGATGATCGAGCCCGACCGGTTCAACCTGGACGTGTTGCGCAAGCTGCAGAGCAGCTATGCGGGCACGGACCTGGAATCCAGGATATCCCTCCATCCATTCGCCGTGGGAGATTCCGATGCACAGGTGCCGTTCCACCACCTCGGGGGGCACGGAAGCAGCATCGCCGTAAGCCCGGATGCCACGCTGGAAAGCGTGTCCGTGCGCCGCATCGACGACATCATCGACGCACCGCCCACCTTCATCAAGATGGACATCGAAGGCTTCGAGATTCCGGCGCTGCGCGGCGCGCGCGCCGCCATCCAGTCGGGCCTGCCCAAAATGGCGATTTCCGCCTATCACCGCGCGACGGATCTGCTGGAGATTCCGGCCCTGGTGGATGCGATATCCCCAGGCTACTCGATCGGCCTGCAGCACCACACCGAGGATCGCTGGGACACCTGCCTTTATTTTTACCGCTGA
- a CDS encoding WavE lipopolysaccharide synthesis family protein: protein MAKVRGGLDRVLLKYPDIDLSRIRLIGWGGGQAFTDYYPLLGLPVEYTVCPFAANQGKQIHGVTVKSPEALMQEPHDDVLVVVFAAHSAEIMNQIRNFWGDYRCVPALTHSPRHGDIDQLQAFARVFAGLSLQRTAPRSTPSLGIFVQGPVFSYTPMALAWQRMAHPEAYVCLVTWDHQSAASLDACRPWVDAVLTLPQPQAMVDSRNAIIRSAKAGARHLSEVGVPYAVRMRSDTVVTGSLYRTIEELFDDGSRNAGKFGFLAHSSWKQIPFHFSERFLVSRTEDMCALWSLPEDMRGPDQIRHRTDEHYQQIQKAAVECLLWQSLARKWGEPARDLADGYRFAANHLVPMDEYADVLSFKNIPLFNLTLNKGFVGTPDWWREVYADLPSAMRQAEAESAQEFTIAEFFAGRVG, encoded by the coding sequence ATGGCCAAAGTCCGAGGCGGCCTCGACCGCGTTCTGCTGAAGTATCCCGACATCGATCTGTCCCGCATCCGCCTGATCGGATGGGGAGGCGGCCAGGCTTTCACGGACTACTATCCGTTGCTGGGATTGCCGGTGGAGTACACGGTATGTCCCTTTGCGGCCAACCAGGGCAAACAGATCCATGGCGTCACCGTGAAGAGCCCCGAGGCATTGATGCAGGAGCCCCACGATGACGTGCTGGTGGTGGTCTTCGCGGCGCATTCGGCGGAGATCATGAACCAGATCCGCAATTTCTGGGGAGACTACCGCTGCGTGCCCGCACTGACCCACAGCCCGCGCCACGGAGATATCGACCAGCTCCAGGCTTTCGCCCGGGTGTTCGCAGGCCTTTCCCTCCAGCGCACGGCTCCGCGCAGCACTCCTTCCCTGGGCATCTTCGTGCAGGGCCCGGTCTTTTCCTATACGCCGATGGCGCTTGCCTGGCAACGCATGGCCCATCCTGAAGCCTATGTGTGCCTCGTGACCTGGGACCACCAGAGCGCGGCCAGCCTGGATGCCTGCCGCCCCTGGGTGGATGCCGTGCTGACCCTGCCTCAGCCGCAGGCCATGGTGGACAGCCGCAACGCCATCATCCGCTCGGCCAAGGCAGGCGCCCGACATCTGAGCGAGGTGGGAGTGCCCTATGCAGTGCGCATGCGCAGCGACACCGTCGTCACGGGCTCGCTCTATCGCACCATAGAAGAGCTGTTCGACGACGGAAGCAGGAACGCCGGGAAATTCGGCTTCCTGGCGCACTCCTCCTGGAAACAGATTCCCTTCCATTTCTCGGAAAGATTTCTTGTCAGCCGCACCGAGGACATGTGCGCGCTGTGGTCGCTACCGGAAGACATGCGGGGTCCCGACCAGATCCGGCACCGCACCGACGAGCACTATCAGCAGATCCAGAAGGCAGCGGTGGAATGCCTGCTGTGGCAGAGCCTGGCCCGGAAATGGGGTGAGCCGGCGCGGGATCTCGCCGATGGATACCGCTTCGCAGCCAACCACCTCGTGCCGATGGACGAATACGCCGACGTCCTTTCGTTCAAGAACATTCCACTTTTCAACCTGACGCTCAACAAAGGTTTCGTAGGCACTCCTGACTGGTGGAGGGAGGTGTATGCCGACTTGCCGTCAGCCATGCGCCAGGCCGAAGCGGAAAGCGCGCAGGAGTT